From uncultured Roseateles sp., the proteins below share one genomic window:
- a CDS encoding toxic anion resistance protein, whose product MNSPAAPAFQLQPPEVLTPVAVEAAREAVPLKPELQQQVDAQVLRFIDALASEDVQSDAFRARLDSAFALGKEEIAGAADLMQSRFMQRNFDGIEDSSAYKAISSIRAQLDELNPGAEGDLMQPRKLLGLIPFGNKLEAYFRKYQSAAEQLKTSMGQLYAARDDMQKDVIDIEATRAKLWDAMQKLAAAARFATTLDTQLAAKVQSLEATDPQRAHALKQEVLFYARQNLLDVQTQQAVCVNGYLALDVLKKTGREMINGCTRVATTGMSALAVAQTVARATGNQIRVMEMLSGVNETIGNLISETGRALNQHVDQTSQFAQNPMLGVEKMKEMFDQTFQAMDAMDNFRAKAIDVMGQNNVMLREQLARADSHVDRVRQQRAREAVGSAGDVAGPVKL is encoded by the coding sequence ATGAACAGCCCCGCTGCCCCTGCGTTTCAATTGCAACCGCCCGAAGTGCTGACGCCGGTGGCCGTGGAGGCGGCGCGCGAGGCCGTGCCTCTGAAGCCCGAGCTGCAGCAGCAGGTCGATGCCCAGGTGCTGCGCTTCATCGACGCGCTGGCCAGCGAGGACGTGCAGTCCGATGCCTTCCGGGCGCGGCTGGACAGCGCCTTCGCGCTGGGCAAGGAAGAGATTGCCGGCGCCGCCGATCTGATGCAGAGCCGCTTCATGCAGCGCAACTTCGACGGCATCGAGGACAGCTCGGCCTACAAGGCCATCTCCAGCATCCGCGCCCAGCTCGACGAGCTGAATCCCGGAGCCGAGGGCGATCTGATGCAGCCGCGCAAGCTGCTGGGCCTGATCCCCTTCGGCAACAAGCTGGAGGCCTATTTCCGCAAATACCAGAGCGCCGCCGAGCAGCTGAAGACCTCGATGGGTCAGCTCTACGCCGCCCGCGATGACATGCAGAAGGACGTGATCGACATCGAGGCCACCCGCGCCAAGCTGTGGGACGCGATGCAAAAGCTCGCCGCCGCGGCGCGCTTTGCCACGACGCTGGACACGCAGCTCGCCGCCAAGGTGCAATCGCTCGAAGCGACCGACCCGCAGCGCGCCCATGCGCTGAAGCAGGAGGTGCTGTTTTATGCCCGCCAGAACCTGCTGGACGTGCAGACCCAGCAGGCCGTCTGCGTCAACGGCTATTTGGCGCTGGACGTGCTGAAGAAGACCGGCCGCGAGATGATCAACGGCTGCACCCGCGTGGCCACCACCGGCATGAGCGCACTGGCCGTGGCGCAGACGGTGGCCCGCGCCACCGGCAACCAGATCCGCGTGATGGAGATGTTGTCGGGCGTCAACGAGACCATAGGCAATCTGATCAGCGAGACCGGCCGCGCGCTGAACCAGCATGTCGACCAGACCTCGCAGTTCGCGCAGAACCCGATGCTGGGTGTCGAAAAGATGAAGGAAATGTTCGACCAGACCTTCCAGGCCATGGACGCGATGGACAACTTCCGCGCCAAGGCCATCGACGTGATGGGCCAGAACAACGTGATGCTGCGCGAGCAGCTGGCCCGCGCCGACAGCCATGTGGACCGGGTGCGGCAGCAGCGGGCGCGCGAGGCGGTGGGCAGCGCGGGGGATGTGGCGGGGCCGGTGAAGTTGTAA